The DNA sequence gtagagtCTAGAACCAAAGGCACATAATTCTTTGATccaaaagattcgaccttgtctttggcgttttgagtaggatcatcaaggggatgaactgcaggagcttcaccctcattcaggtTAGGTGCACACTAAACCTGGCGTTCGGCCTGAGGGAGGAAGATTGGCGGCCATTAAACCGGCGTTGATcacttacagcttgccatagatggAATCACTCACAGTTGgagaaagacagtaggaaaggttGATCCAGAAGTATGAAGCATCTCTGAATCTCAACTGTTCTCTTATCACTAGTTTTACTCAAATTAAGTAACGTCATCCCTATtcctgttttatgcgtttatctcaACAAACTATCTTTTCTAATTGCCTGAATAAGATCTACAAGGTATCCATAGCTTGGTTCAAaacaacaatctctgtgggatcgaccctgactcacctcaagtattacttggacgacccaatgcacttgttgGTTCAGTTGTGCAGAGTTAATTTCCGTGCACCACTCTCCCATTCCATTACCACGTCCACTTTCGAAGTATCCACCGCTCTTTCGTCCTTACTCGCTACGTGGCCTAAGAACTTCACCTcttccttccaaaactcacacttagataaTTTCGTTATAATTTATGCTCTTTCAGGATTTGCAACATAGTCCTCAAGTGCTCTTCATGTTCTTCTGCCGTCTTTTTGTAAACTAAAATGTCGTCTATGAATACCACCATGAATTTGTCCAAAAAGGTACGAAATaatctgttcatgtaatccatgaacacaGCGGGTGCATTCGTCAACCCAAGGACATCACCACAAACTCGTAGTGTCCAGAGCGCGTCTTAAACGAAGTTTTCAGAATGTCATCCTccttcacccttatctgatggtaaccgaatcttaaatcaatttttgaaaatgcCCCAGCTCCTTGCAACTGATCCATTTAGTCATCTATCCTTAGCAATGGATACTTGTTCTTCACAGTCACTTTGTTTAACTGTCGGTAATCCATACAAAGTCGCAttcctccattcttcttctttaccAATAAAACTAGCGCTCCCCATGGAGATACACTCGGTCGAATAAACATCTTattcagaagctcttccaactgagtcttAAGTTCAACCAGCTCTACCAGAGCCATTCGGTTCGGTGCAATTGACACTGGTCCGGCTCCCAACACCATGTCAATAGCAAATTCAATCTCCTTTTGAGGAGGGAAATTGGGAATATGTTCTGGGAACACTGATGCGCAAAAAtttgcctctcaacaaattttcttccagcaagtgcaccggattgtcgtcaagtaaaaactcactgtagagtgaggtcgaatcccacagggattggttagttgatcaatgttaattggagaattgtgctagttgagcgaaatcaaaattagttgaaaattgcagaatgtaaatttggcgggaaacttaaattgcaaggaattaactaacataaattaaatttgcaagaaaataaatgatagaatcttaaattgcaagaaattaaaagggaatgggatatagcatgaaattaaaaaagcagaatataaaagaatgggtagatcagagatggggaagctcattggggtcaggagatgtgataattctctggatcaaattcatttttatctcttcctcaatcaatgcattcattgatctccttggcaatctaaggtgattagatcccaattccttggcaatctaatctctctaagcatgaacaattgcccaattccttgatttaagtgctcatgggaagagatgaagtttggtcactaattataccacacaaattcatagatcatagtattggtaggattacatgtcactatatccatccaaaccccaatctaatccaatgtgagaaagcatttctagcatgatctcctcattcctcttccaaggttcagaggagatccaattatgaatagcttctttcccaagacaactatccaattggatgaagaacgaaagctttctagtaaaatcaagagaaaagaaagaagaagaagaatgaaaactaatattgatccattgaattacacagagctccgtaacccaatgaaaggagtttagtttttcatagctcaattcaaattacaaagaaagaaaaataaagaaaacagaaactaaaagaaaaagtgcAGGAAATGAAATTTGGTCTGAACCCCCAGAGCCCCTTTAGGGCCTCCCGAGAGCTCCTTCAATCTTCAATAGTCCTTTTATTTAtacccttcttctcatcatcaattGGATCAAGTATTTGGATGTGAGCCTTGGCGTTGATTATGGATTGGCTCCCAATGCAGCTGAGAAGAGAGAGGTGTCAATTGTGCAATTCAGATATCAATGTTTGAGTCCATGTTTTTGGgcaaacgttgagtcaaacgtccCTTTGGAAAAATGGGTTTTGGTTGCTGTCATTggtgtttgactcaacgttggagtgccAACGTTCTTCTACCTACGCATACGCGTGCTTTGTGCGTTTGCGCATTTGGGTCCAAAATAcgcatccacgcgtgtgcgtaagctacgcatgcgcgtggatgcaaaaatttcCAATACCAGATTTTGCCTTCTCATCGCGCACGTTGGCCTTAGCGTTGGACTACAAAtactccctccaacgttggcacatccacgcatgcgcgtcacgtacgcgtatgcgtggattgtcTTTTTTTCAATTTCCAGCAAGCAAAATGTTGGGGGAAATTGCACATCAAGCcgttactttgtcctcttgtcaacgttgccaatttcatgcccactatagacgaTTATaaatggttggaaagctctaaatgttagctttctaacccatctagaatcatctcaattggacatctgcaactcaagttatgctcctttgaagaagaCAGGGTCGCTGGCGTCGGTGTGCAacgttggaggcaacgttggCACACCAACGTGGTCGAAAACACCAGATTCTGGAGCTCAAAAGCattgttcaccccatactattatatattgttggaaagccctgaatgtctacgtTTCAATGCCGTTGGAAGCAAGTAGTTtgaagctctacaactcgagttatattCCATGGAAGATGTCGAGGTCAGCTAGCCTTACTACAtgttgatactatgttcatctttgcactttcggggaaagttttctccctcaaattaagtacccaccatgtagtgccatatatgcttggaaagctctagattcaTACTTTTCAATGCTTTtggaatcatctcatttggagctctgtagctcaagttattctttttTGAAGTATACCCCTTTAGGCTGTGAGGAGCAACGTTTCCAGCaacgttggagcaccaactttggctccaacgttgcttcTCTTTGCTTCCTTTCATGGATTTCTTGTTGcttctttgccttccctttttttagcttcttcttacctatcatcaaccaaacaaaatgcatcaaagtattgccttaatcacaagataatgcatcattcataTCATCAAACAATTCTTTGCATAAATCTTATAAAAATGCacaaaattaacaatgtttgattgaatcaagaaaagcatgaatttctcatccgaatacttacttattgcctaagaaatgcatgaaactactctaaaaaaaactaaaaatggcttgtgaaactagctaagatgccctggcatcaaacaCTTCTGGAAACTCCTTAACTATCAGAATTTGACCTAACCTCTGTTCATCACCTAACGCACTTGGAGCCAATAATatataaccctgacactcttCTCCACTATAGTTCACCAACACAGAGTTCGGGTAATAACCCTCAGCTACCACTGCTCCACCTTCTCCTTTCGGAAAAAACCATATTGATTgctcaaagcaatccaacaatacCCAATTCTTGGACATCCAATCAAACCCTAAAATCATCTCCAACCCAACCATTGGCAAACAGATTAAATCATGAACAAAGCCTTTATACTCAAGCTTGAAAGATACTTGCCTACGACCTAACTTTGTCATAATCGTTTGATATGGGGTATGCACATGTAAATCAAAAGCTAATTCTAACACTTTTAATCCTAGTTCTCCAACTTTATCAAATGCAATAAACAAATGCGAAGCTCCAGTAACATACAATGCAACCAATGTTTTCTCACCAAATAAACAGTTACCTCTCATCAAAGGATCTGCCTTAGCAGCATCATTGGCGTTCACAGCAAACACCTGACCTTGTTGTTAATTCTGACCCACATTCAAATTCCTCCTACGAGGGCAATCCTTCGTCGTGTGTCCAGGAAACCCACATGTAAAACATCTACCTATACCCAACTTGCACGAATCATAAGGATAAAAATGCCCGCAACGGTTACAACTTAAATCCAGCAAAGTCTTACTCTATTTACTTCTCCCTTTCGCATGCTGGTACTGATCATAGTTGTTCCTCCTAAAGCCCCCTTGACCTTGAGGGTGTTCAGGTGCATGTCCATCCTTTTTGAAATTCAGACCTCTCGACGAAAAGTATTTGCCTCGGCCTCTGGTGTTGGTTCCTCCCCGGGTATCTCTTGCTAATGCCACCTTCTTAGCGCACTTTTTAACCACTCGGgccttgttcaccaactcggaaAAGAGTCAAATCTCAAAAGGATCTACAACCGTCATGATGTTGTCCTTTAATCCTCCTTGGTACTTTATACACTTCCAGTTCTCATAGGACTCCGGGGCACTTTGACATACCCTAGAGAACCTACAGAGCCCCTCAAACCGACTAGTGTAATCGGCCACGGACAATgagccttgcttcagctgcataagctcCAACTCCCCTAGCTTCTCTTACTGATTCATGGAAGTATTTCTTGTAGAAAGCCGTTTGGAACAGATCCCAAGGAAAGTCGGTGTTCTAAAGTTGTAGTAATCGGCATTCTCCTTGCTACCAATGTTGAGCCTCTCTTAAAAGTTAGTACGCCGCAAACTCCATAAATTGGTTGTTAGGGACATGCTGGGCTTGTAGGACACGCTCCATGGCTTAGAACCAATTGTCTGCTTCAGTAGGGTTGGTCGACCTTCTGAAAGTTGGTGGATGAACCTTGAGGAATGAAGCCAAGGTCATCGGAACACCTCCCAAGTTGTTACTGTCTCTTTTTCCATTTCTGTCTCCATTCCCATCTCCATTTTCGTTTCCCATTGGTTGACCCATCCTTTCCACAGCTTGCATACTCGCAGCAGCGTTGGCTTGCATCGTATTTGCCAAATTAGTCATTGCCACCATAAACTCAGCATGGTTTGTCGGCCGGTTGGTCGTTCTTAGTTCCTCCTCACGTACGTGTACGACTTCGTCTATGagtagccattagggttcctgtctacaccaaacagtcgatatcaaggtgatcagtctcaacatcaaaagcctagtgcttcaattatcccaaaaaggcactcaTAAACAAGCATGACATACAtatatcaagcagataacctaaatagcatgaaagaaaaagacacagagtatgctatgaagcacaatcggtccatccctcaggctcacgaggagaatcactctgataccactaaatgtaacaccctaaagcaaaaataattaaaggtcacgacaattctaaggcttatacaataatatatatatatatatatatatatagaatgagatagtaattctagaagcccgatgaagaaataagctcaaaaacagaattACAAAAGCGCAAAACATTCACACGATAACTAAAAGCGTAAAAGATAAGATACAGATACAAGATAACAAGATATATGTAGATATATAAGTATAATAGTCATAAAATACTAGCCTCAGCCCgtggagtttaggccgactagttataTACAGCATAATAGAATTTTGAAAGTTAACAACATATACAATATCTCTCTCAAAGTTGGCCTCTAAGGCAATAAAATACAACAGTGAGAATGTTAAACAAAATATCCAAAATGACTCCAAAATATAATAAAGAtcctctgctctgtcaccatcatgtaactcactgaggtgggttacgacctgcatctgaaaaataacaatagaatatggtatgagaactggaggttctcagtatggtaatagtgcccggtaatgtaagatataagattctgagatgccagaggcaatcctagaactttatATCAAACATAATATTCAAGCTTAAAACATAACTAATTCAAGCCGTCACTTATAACCATAATGAAATGGGGTattctatcttaggggatttttAAACTAACAGTCACTCtgctatcccacagccttcaccagcctAACCTCCATGCGGTCCCATTGCCACCAcctaccgaacctcctcaatTCTAGTAAAAAACACAATTAATatatgcaagtaaaacacaagtataatcatgtatatcaagtaattcaagaagcaattaagcatgttatacaGTTAGGCAAATGAcaagagaacttttgcgtggtctagaaatttgcggataaatcctcgttgcaagtatagtttctaaaccttcaaaagtcctttcatacaaacattttggttgtcacaagtaacaaacccctaaataaattgttaaccgaagtattcaaacctcgggtcgtcttctcaaggaactgcagggaagtatgttcttattattggttatggagattgtaaattcggggtttcaagaatgaggaacaaatacgacaaataatttaaatagaaattaaaataaataaataatgtaaagcaaacttttggcaagggatgagaaattggaagtccaaattagttacccttctcaataataaagaagattgaatcttaattccacttagttaacctttgctaaagcaaaggaaagtcaagggattaattagtttgaccttcgaatcctatttatttcctaagaaaagattgggattattgaaagtcaattcaattagcaatgataatagttatcaattatgttgagctaagataactcctgagttactgatttcttaaccaagacgaaaagggaaaaagtaaatttgctggaataaaaatgtcttcagattgaaaacaatggtgacataaataaaagaaagcaataataaactaaaatacctcaaataatattaattcaaataatctagaacatagaagaattcataaattaaatggcaaaagtaaataatcaactaaagtaatggaatgaataaaagtgaaagggaagcttaaagtaaaggaacattaaacctgggatcgagagtcactcctaaaattaagagaaatcctaaatcctaagagagagatgagagaacctctctccaaactaaatctaattcatgagaagtaactaaattggcgagctcccttgaatggatgcattcccttacttcataacctctggtttatgccttctggacttggatttaggccaaaaagggcttcagaaatcactgggaacattttctacaatttctggtgcgtggcctctgtcacgcgtctgcgtgggtcacgcggtcacgtcattcggagcttttcttgtcatgcggttgcgtcagtcatgcggccgcgtcatatgtgttttgcttaaggcgcgcggtcgcgtttgtcatgcggccgcgtcgctgttgattcgcgcttggcatgcgtccgcgccgcccatgcgatcgcgtggatgccagtttctccaaaaactccgttttgtgccttccttccattttttgtatgtttcctttccatcctttgagtcattcctgccttagaatatctgaaactactcaacacactaaccactgcatcgaatgataataagggtaattaaaataattaattttttaagcataggaaacatatatatatacaattctAATTgtttttattcacttgaatataaagcttgcatgtagttaaattaattcacattctcaaggagtcatgtatatatatatatatatatagtcaagccttagatagtgataaagtgcctttacaattgagatgggagagaaaaacattttaaaaaaaacttgcaagacaattaataatttcagcagagatatatgttaatgagctattgaaccctcactgaattttgtgtttactctctaatcactcagtgtttattgggttaatctctctattcttctttttattcttactttccataactttgttcttcgtctaaccaatcaacaatcatagaatatagtcataccaaaaatcattaggtcttaagtaaggttgtaatggggccaaggtaaaggtaagggtatatgtataaggctaagtgagctaataagtgaatccttaattagactaagatctcccctaacatacatactttctaaatcaaagcttctttacctattttccatattttctcacttttgatgttacatgctcatatctcaatatttatttttatcccatgtgtattgctttatttcataattggggaattctttttgtgtcccctttattcataacactttttttaatgcacatgataattcaattattttgattttacatgagcatgcttcccaaaactgtttatttgagttattttattcttttcaacttttctaccttttgtttttatcattcatgttcccaataggttttcccacatttaaaccatacatacttcctatcttaagctaaccaaggattcaacttgggatttttattttgtctttctgcttaaggctagtaatgtggctgatagaataaaaggggatttacaggctcaaggggctaacaacggtgatgtaaagggtaggctattttgggataagtgagctaaaatcaaataatagcctcaatcactctcttggtatgtatttctattctataatcggacatatagattaaaacaaagtaaagaacaccagaataaacaagaagggcggaacacacaggaaaaaattatggtttgaatgtaaccatacaattaagctctaaactcacaggctgtgtgttctctagctcaaaaatcatttatcagttatgtatgtgatgcaggtttagttaaaaattcccattattctcaatgtaaaacttatattgaatggctttaaagttctagtgtttctccttgatgaaatgttgttaaataaataacatgtaatgctatatatacaaggtgtgggttgttttgattttgttaaagtctctagtttacttcctttttcttttcaatcgaTTCCGAGTTATCTTAtggtaaaaagggtaaactatactaatcaatccacaatttctataactagtaagttagaattgcaactaaactaagtggctaaaatatgaactaaagatgcaaaatacagaaatagagtataaatacatgaaaatagcaatgtataagtactgaaaaataaagagaaaaaaatacaagaaaatagtcaaaataaaggaaaaatggtctgtagtggttcaccaaaaaaaaaatacgccagagatggcgacctccccacacttaaaatgaagcatcatccctgatgctcactcacgCAGgctgtgaaggggtgtcatcactggaaggatgtgTGGCCGGAATCTCTGTGGTGGCGGTCTGAgcatctggctgctgtagaggaggtgctgactggatatgGATCTCAGAGTCTGTAGCCTAGATCTGATGTGGGATCTCCTGCTGGTgtgctgcctgctgggtgcctGCCTACGCTGCCTCCTGCTGTGGATAAGGCGCAGCCTCGgacgcatccgcctcctcctcagatgcctcggatggtgtgtcaggctcggaggggatgtcgccagatcgtatcatcagcttcaggtgctcatagcatcgcttgttgcgacgctccatctggtcaagccgtcgaaacaggcagtgcactagatgatagatgggatctggggcaggtggaggtgcagtggtggtggcaggtgtagctgtggaggaagaggggccggcagatggtgtgggaGTGTCACCAGGAGCAGTGAGgactggaggtctgtagcccaaggctagAAAGTTCCTGTTGtgtgggataatcttcttgcattctgtaaCAGGTGGCCTCTGAttggcatcctcccaaggcacgtcagctcgacggcccagatgtgtaaccaaatagggaaagggaagagtgcctcggacgtggaccctggccatgtagaaccggataaagcgtggcaggtactggtccttaccctccatcacacaccagaggagggtgatcatagcggctggtatatccgtctcatgagtactcggcataatgaagttgctaagtatctgatgccatagccgagcctcatcattcaagtacgcccgcttgattcccttgggcatcgtagtgttctgacccatgatccaaggaacggtcgggtcaagggcaatcctcaccttgactgcatcccaatcaaacttcataaagcgcatgtcttcctcagctttctgataaccatccggctgatcagatttaggcagaagcttcagaacatcttcATATGCCTCTTCAGTGACTAGATTCTGCTTCCCCCTatggttcactgcatctagggaagtcttgaagtaattgcagtagaattctcttacccaagatgcattgacctcagacaGGTTTCTCTCcaaaaagaaccagcctctttgtttgatctaatcagaggtgtattgctggagttctcctgggatcttcagagtcctctccaggtataggttcctggagtttgcaaacactgGATAgtttagctcacagtatcggtttgcaaacttcacTGGGTCATTAGTAGGGAGCAGCtagtcggccttctcctgcggggtgaagtttttctcccgccaggaggaatcatgcatgagatctatgatagacatagatgattctcctcttttacgtttgccagtggtagcctttccttttccctttctttgggaatctgacatcctgaaaaacagaaaaccaggatataataaaaataggaaaacaaataggcaaatagtcgaaagaaacacaaagtggcaaaggagaattagaatgaggtaaatgagttaagtaaatgtgcattaaggattgtataggagttaaaagttcgaaAGGAAAAATTCACGATGcaaaatgtaatagaaggcatgttaagtaggaaaaattatcagtatgccatggttagagggttaaaagaaagtgaaaaaccagaaa is a window from the Arachis hypogaea cultivar Tifrunner chromosome 17, arahy.Tifrunner.gnm2.J5K5, whole genome shotgun sequence genome containing:
- the LOC112763386 gene encoding uncharacterized protein, with the protein product MTNLANTMQANAAASMQAVERMGQPMGNENGDGNGDRNGKRDSNNLGGVPMTLASFLKVFAVNANDAAKADPLMRGNCLFGEKTLVALYVTGASHLFIAFDKVGELGLKVLELAFDLHVHTPYQTIMTKLGRRQVSFKLEYKGFVHDLICLPMVGLEMILGFDWMSKNWVLLDCFEQSIWFFPKGEGGAVVAEGYYPNSVLVNYSGEECQGYILLAPSALGDEQRLGQILIVKEFPEVFDARAS